In one Haloplanus salinus genomic region, the following are encoded:
- a CDS encoding universal stress protein has translation MYDTILIPFDGSDEAMKGAKHGIGLAATCGATVHALYVVDLPGAPRTVYLRDDEDEMRERYREYGEEVTGDVCEMAAAEGLECVAVLRSGSPGEEIVDYAKDEGMDAIVLGSAYRGKWGALLGSTAEKVVRTAETPVVTVRENMND, from the coding sequence ATGTACGACACGATTCTCATCCCGTTCGACGGCAGCGACGAGGCGATGAAAGGGGCCAAACACGGCATCGGACTCGCGGCGACGTGTGGCGCGACGGTACACGCGCTCTACGTCGTCGACCTCCCGGGGGCACCGCGGACGGTGTATCTCAGGGACGACGAGGACGAGATGCGCGAACGCTACCGCGAGTACGGCGAGGAAGTCACGGGCGACGTCTGCGAGATGGCGGCGGCGGAGGGGCTGGAGTGCGTGGCGGTGCTCCGGAGCGGGTCACCGGGCGAGGAGATCGTCGACTACGCCAAAGACGAGGGAATGGACGCTATCGTCCTCGGGAGCGCGTATCGGGGGAAGTGGGGCGCGCTCCTCGGGAGCACGGCGGAGAAGGTGGTTCGAACGGCCGAGACGCCGGTCGTGACGGTCCGCGAAAACATGAACGACTGA
- a CDS encoding NAD-binding protein, which produces MATDPPETPGDTALDELFTQPEQVPLVYWRTFSGSKTAVLLTGATAVFAFVAGLSHLSQGGVTPTGPFAGALPPGATDVVPLASIVVGFLLAGVATGLRSRYRLAWYGVLGCVAALFGVPLVTGAASDAVPALVGTAGAALAVANRSSFDRRVELTAFQTTALLAFVGVQMYGTVGTYAMREHFVGVDTVTDAFYYIIVTGTTVGYGDATPTTQVTKLFTLSVIVLGTGAFTVATGSLIVPALESRISSAFGTMTASELTLLEDHVLVLGNGELTEPLLDELEATTDVVVVTPDADAASTLGERDVSVLTADPTDEGPLLDARIDAARGVVVATADDARDALAVVAARQADPDVRIVAAATDQRHVDKLEAVGADAVISPAVIGGRLLGRSVLGEEDALGEVLADGNDAE; this is translated from the coding sequence CTACTGGCGGACGTTCTCCGGATCGAAGACGGCCGTCCTGCTGACTGGAGCGACGGCCGTCTTCGCTTTCGTCGCCGGGCTGTCGCATCTGAGCCAGGGTGGCGTCACGCCGACCGGACCGTTCGCGGGGGCGCTCCCGCCCGGTGCGACGGACGTGGTCCCGCTAGCGAGCATCGTCGTCGGCTTCCTGCTCGCGGGGGTCGCGACCGGCCTGCGGAGCCGATATCGACTCGCCTGGTACGGCGTGTTGGGCTGTGTAGCGGCCCTATTCGGCGTCCCGTTGGTGACGGGAGCGGCGAGCGACGCGGTGCCCGCACTGGTCGGTACGGCGGGCGCGGCGCTCGCGGTGGCGAACCGCTCGAGTTTCGACCGCCGGGTCGAGTTGACCGCGTTCCAGACGACGGCGCTGCTCGCGTTCGTCGGCGTACAGATGTACGGCACCGTCGGCACCTACGCCATGCGCGAGCATTTCGTCGGCGTCGACACGGTGACCGACGCGTTCTACTACATCATCGTGACGGGGACGACGGTCGGCTACGGCGACGCGACGCCGACGACACAGGTGACGAAACTGTTCACGCTGTCGGTGATCGTCCTCGGAACCGGCGCGTTCACCGTCGCCACGGGGTCGTTGATCGTGCCCGCCCTCGAATCCCGCATCTCCAGCGCCTTCGGAACCATGACAGCCTCCGAACTCACACTGCTCGAGGATCACGTACTGGTCCTCGGCAACGGCGAACTGACCGAACCGCTCCTCGACGAACTCGAAGCGACGACGGACGTGGTGGTCGTGACGCCGGACGCCGACGCGGCGTCGACGCTCGGTGAGCGCGACGTGAGCGTCCTGACCGCCGATCCGACGGACGAAGGGCCGCTGCTCGACGCTCGGATCGACGCCGCGCGCGGCGTGGTCGTGGCGACGGCTGACGACGCGCGGGACGCCCTCGCCGTCGTCGCCGCCCGGCAGGCCGACCCCGACGTGCGCATCGTCGCCGCGGCGACGGACCAACGACACGTCGACAAACTGGAGGCCGTGGGCGCCGACGCGGTCATCAGCCCGGCGGTCATCGGCGGGCGGCTGCTCGGGCGGTCGGTCCTCGGGGAGGAGGACGCGCTCGGGGAAGTGCTCGCCGACGGGAACGACGCCGAGTGA